GACTCCAGAGAATGAAGAAATTGTTTTCCCTTGTTATAGATGGCTTTCCAGGGGGGAAGTTGCAGagctcagaggaggaaaagGTCTGCTTTTTAAAGTGCATTGTTACTGTAGCTGACATCCTGCAAGTTTTACAAGGCTAATTATTAATCTTCACTAtggtatgtatttttttgtgtgtctaaGGAGTAACATTTATGAAAGAGGAATATCCTCTGCTGCTTAACCACAGGAAAGAAGAACTGAAGTATAAAAGGAATTCTTACCAGTAAGCTGACCAGTCAAGTTTCTCTGGAATTGCATCggagcaaattttaaacttgatttttgtttttagctgggCATTCATTGATGATGGGTTGCTGCACATCAGTCACTTCAAAGATGTATTTGAGCTTCTTGCAGAAGTTCGTTTATCCATGTCCGAAttggaacacacacacaaaataatgtgaGTCAATTATTCCAGGTTCCCCCTCATTCGTGCTCCTAATACCTGAAAGTTGAATTCACTGATTTCTGCTTTGTACTCTATTCTTCAGAACTCTTGGCCTGGAAATGGAGGGACTGGCTGAACCTGGTACAAAATGGAACCGAattgaagacataaaaaatatcttccagctcaaaaagacaaacatgtcaGGTGGTTGAAGCCTTCTTACtagtttaaatatttgcatgtcCCCTCCTCAAAGTGTGTTTCAGAAAATCAGAATTGTGCTGTATGGTTTCCAACTTATTATTCCAGAGTACGTTTCAGAGCACTGGAAGGAAGATGACTTTTTTGGATTCCAGTTTTTAAATGGAACAAACCCCAATGTGATAAAGCGCTGCTCCATACTTCCCCTAAACTTTCCAGTGACTGATGAGATGGTGAAGCCTTTTCTGGAAACTGGAACCACtctgaaacaggaaatgaaggtGAGAATACATTTGCGATTTCATgtgacaaatatgaaacaagGCTTAGTGGAGGTGttgaaggattttatttattttttttaaagacaaatttagGGGCTCAACTAGGAAAgtacttgtatttttttcacaactttaGATTTGGACTTTTAAAGGGGACATGATACTGATGCACTTCAGTTTGTTGTCGaagaacaatttttaaaatacctGTTCGGCTTTTTCTCTATTCATTTTCTCAGAATAGAATGGTGAGGTTGTAATGACATAGGAAAAGTAATGTACTGAATCCAACTTGTTTCCCTCACACACAGGAAGGCAATATATTTCTATGTGACCAGAAGATAATGGATGGAATACCAACCAGACAAAAAGATGGAAATCCTCTGTATGTTGCTGCTGGTTTGTGCTTGTTTTACAAGAACCCTGAAGGAAAACTGCTGCCTATTGCCATACAGGTAATTTACTGAAAGGAGGAAATGCTTAAACATGTCCATGTCCCATTGCTAAACCTTAATCACATGGCATGTGAATATGAAAATGGGACCTAGTGGTACAAAAGTGTGACACTAATTGGGGACATTGGGAAAATTGAGTTCTATTTATgaactagaattttttttaaatttttctttattccaaTTCTATGCAGCTGTACCAACAACCCTCTGAGCAGAACCCCATCTTTCTGCCAAGTGATCTTGAAACAGATTGGCTTCTGGCCAAGCTGTTTTTTAGGAGTTCAGACCTGATTCAACACCAGATACTCCATCATCTCATGCACACTCACTATCTAGCAGAAGTCTTCACTGTTGCTACACTCCGCTGTTTCCCAACCATTCATCCTCTTTATAAGGTATCAGCTGACATTATAAAGCTTGGgcaagcaatattttctttaggCTACTTGACCTTCACTTTTATCTTCGGTTTGTCTTGTCTAAACAGCTGCTGATCCCGCACTTTCGTTTCACTCTACACGTAAACATCTTGGTCCGCAGACTGCTACTTTCACCTGGGGGAGCGTTGAGTGAGGTATGACTGGAAAAAGCTTAGTGAAGCCATTCATGAAACTCTTTTGGTTTTTAAGAACAatggaattttatttattttaaattaacagaGCTCACTTGGAGTGGAGGGGCTGACGGAGCTTATGAGACGAGATCTGTCTCAAATGTCCTACCGCTCCCTCTGTCTGCctgaaaacatcaaagaaaGAGGACTGGAGTCGATCCCAAACTTTTACTACAGAGATGATGGGTTGAAGCTGTGGAAATGCCTCAATGGGTAATTAAACATGGCAGCTTATAGTTGAATGCATTCATTTCAGAATgcaattgtattttttctttttcttgccaGTTTTGCAAAGTCTATGGTGGAGTACTTCTATTCTTCTGATAGTGATGTGATTAAAGACATTGAGCTGCAGGACTGGATCAATGAGATATTC
The Gambusia affinis linkage group LG22, SWU_Gaff_1.0, whole genome shotgun sequence DNA segment above includes these coding regions:
- the LOC122825686 gene encoding hydroperoxide isomerase ALOXE3-like, coding for MAEYKLKVTTGAMKHAGTMDCVYVVLIGTEGKSERKELNNFGIDFLSGKTGVYKVKTSSSLGKLLLVKVEKDPYLFLPEDEWYCSKIEVTTPENEEIVFPCYRWLSRGEVAELRGGKGVTFMKEEYPLLLNHRKEELKYKRNSYHWAFIDDGLLHISHFKDVFELLAEVRLSMSELEHTHKIITLGLEMEGLAEPGTKWNRIEDIKNIFQLKKTNMSEYVSEHWKEDDFFGFQFLNGTNPNVIKRCSILPLNFPVTDEMVKPFLETGTTLKQEMKEGNIFLCDQKIMDGIPTRQKDGNPLYVAAGLCLFYKNPEGKLLPIAIQLYQQPSEQNPIFLPSDLETDWLLAKLFFRSSDLIQHQILHHLMHTHYLAEVFTVATLRCFPTIHPLYKLLIPHFRFTLHVNILVRRLLLSPGGALSESSLGVEGLTELMRRDLSQMSYRSLCLPENIKERGLESIPNFYYRDDGLKLWKCLNGFAKSMVEYFYSSDSDVIKDIELQDWINEIFTHGFLEHDYLGFPSCVNTIEEVTKFITMVIFRVSVQHAAVNNGQYDYNSWAPNGSLLLCTPPPATKGQSSMQTFLETLPDVDDSVNFMLTARILSEKCTDVFLLGEFQEEHFDEPRPKEIIKALQVDLHYLREEIAARNSQLEIPYTYLNPEVVENSVTM